In Helianthus annuus cultivar XRQ/B chromosome 3, HanXRQr2.0-SUNRISE, whole genome shotgun sequence, a single window of DNA contains:
- the LOC110930930 gene encoding PHD finger protein At1g33420 has product MVVNNRPFKNMKRRVTADLNDFLTFPSAEHAAGKPFRTTVREFLLRHALLPPPSSVLPHLLTWQVLFRVGEQNGDDSVCLDVVEEDVIRSRSVYCDQCRVVGWSGNPVCGKRYHFIIKADGASIGAYNKPCAACGAFLHLSDPRCKSCNHVMTTEDIEDWMYNQLDYTTHLLHGVVHMNGYGHILRVNGREGGSWLLSGRHIMDFWDRLCKVLGVRQVSVMDVSKKYGLEFRLLHSVIKGHPWYGDWGYEFGGGSYAITHEAYDNAIETLANMPLSTLSSQGRKPRTRLHDLIAFYQSLSDQELVTSRDLFRYLTTLLHDANKNRTMVDYRTAKKVKSSDSRVVCVWNMSDIVRVEEAMFRVLKAVSGSCWVSWGSLRGAVCRVGRPELLDYCLKELKGKRAADGMVVNARSNPDSGTLEYRLEPGSSIDSSDDMNNCALTSCPSEDTLMRDLKYLYEALLHPQLMVNYIPLTKRGTMVNSASKILDCKQFVKNYHPEKSFSEANPYSIILSCKPVLSEQTEENIINAPPEHVILPPDATVQDVKVEVSKAFQEVYLILRRFQGEELVEYRGVDESTQIKLLVGSNTETAVNVLGKCLGKNGLTRFRMERGEETWTLDCSCGAKDDDGERMLACDVCGVWQHTRCAGIPDCDVVPAQFVCGKCGGGGGEICGGGDGDVVDSVRDGGGLHFSG; this is encoded by the exons ATGGTCGTTAACAACCGGCCATTCAAAAACATGAAAAGGAGAGTAACCGCCGATCTCAACGACTTTCTCACCTTCCCTTCCGCCGAACACGCCGCCGGTAAACCCTTCAGAACCACCGTACGCGAGTTTTTACTCCGCCACGCGCTGCTACCGCCGCCGTCCTCGGTCCTACCGCACCTGCTGACGTGGCAGGTATTGTTTAGGGTTGGTGAACAGAACGGTGATGATTCGGTTTGTCTCGATGTGGTGGAGGAAGATGTGATCAGATCTAGATCTGTTTATTGTGATCAGTGCCGAGTTGTTG GATGGAGTGGGAACCCAGTATGTGGGAAGAGATACCATTTCATAATAAAGGCTGATGGGGCTTCCATTGGTGCCTACAATAAGCCATGTGCTGCTTGTGGTGCTTTTCTTCATTTGTCTGACCCAAG GTGCAAGTCATGTAACCATGTCATGACTACTGAAGATATCGAGGATTGGATGTATAACCAGTTGGATTATACCACTCATCTGTTACATGGTGTGGTCCATATGAACGGTTATGGTCACATCCTCCGTGTCAATGGTAGAGAAGGCGGATCTTGGCTCCTTTCAGGCCGTCATATCATGGACTTCTGGGATCGCCTTTGCAAAGTTCTTGGAGTCAG ACAGGTGAGTGTTATGGATGTATCAAAAAAGTACGGTTTAGAGTTCCGGTTGCTTCACTCAGTAATTAAGGGTCATCCATGGTACGGTGATTGGGGTTACGAGTTTGGTGGCGGAAGTTACGCGATTACTCATGAAGCGTACGATAACGCAATTGAAACCCTTGCAAACATGCCATTATCTACCTTGTCTTCTCAAGGGCGTAAACCTAGAACACGTTTACACGACTTGATTGCGTTTTACCAATCATTGTCGGATCAGGAACTTGTAACTAGTAGAGATCTTTTCCGTTACTTAACTACATTATTACATGACGCGAACAAAAACCGGACAATGGTTGATTATAGGACAGCCAAAAAGGTTAAATCGAGTGATTCGAGGGTGGTGTGTGTTTGGAACATGAGTGATATTGTTCGTGTTGAAGAAGCAATGTTTAGAGTGTTGAAAGCAGTTAGTGGGTCTTGTTGGGTGAGCTGGGGGTCCCTACGTGGGGCCGTTTGTCGAGTGGGCCGTCCTGAGCTTTTGGATTATTGTCTTAAGGAACTTAAAGGCAAACGGGCAGCTGATGGGATGGTGGTTAATGCACGATCTAATCCGGATTCCGGTACTCTTGAATACAG GCTTGAACCTGGTAGCAGTATAGATTCGAGCGATGACATGAACAATTGCGCACTCACAAGTTGCCCATCTGAAGATACGTTAATGCGAGATCTAAAATACTTATACGAAGCTCTCCTCCACCCTCAGTTAATGGTAAATTATATACCTTTAACAAAGAGGGGTACGATGGTAAATTCAGCTAGCAAAATTCTAGATTGCAAGCAGTTCGTGAAGAACTACCACCCGGAAAAGTCATTTTCAGAAGCCAACCCGTATTCCATCATACTGTCATGTAAACCCGTACTCAGTGAACAAACCGAAGAAAATATTATAAACGCACCTCCTGAACACGTAATCCTCCCCCCTGATGCGACTGTTCAGGACGTAAAAGTTGAAGTATCAAAAGCTTTTCAAGAAGTTTATTTGATTCTGAGACGGTTTCAAGGGGAAGAGCTTGTTGAATATAGAGGTGTTGATGAATCCACCCAAATCAAGCTTCTGGTCGGGTCAAACACGGAGACGGCGGTCAACGTTCTCGGGAAGTGTCTAGGGAAGAACGGGTTAACTAGGTTTAGAATGGAACGAGGGGAGGAAACGTGGACGTTGGATTGTAGCTGCGGGGCTAAAGACGATGATGGTGAGCGGATGTTGGCATGTGATGTGTGTGGTGTATGGCAACATACGCGATGCGCTGGTATTCCTGATTGTGACGTCGTGCCTGCGCAGTTTGTTTGCGGCAAatgtggtggcggcggtggtgagaTTTGTGGTGGTGGCGACGGTGATGTGGTGGATTCGGTTAGGGATGGTGGTGGTTTGCATTTTAGTGGCTGA
- the LOC110932634 gene encoding probable polygalacturonase At3g15720 produces the protein MVFKQPRIFSTIKHEFDVKDVEGVGGVSLEQDLLSKWYAACHSTNGQFTLSNIHIGPVTFQGPCPANRNKMVVNVVGSVVAKPKSAWPPNNSDTWIKFEHVENLVITGTGNFNGQGLDWWNSCGGKLRSCETNPTALAFNDCRGLLLDRVTSINSPRNHISINACNGATISNINIMAPNSSPNTDGIDISNINGVNINGGHIGTGDDCIAINGNSFNINITNLNCGPGHGISVGSLGRNGAKDVVRNIRVIGATFSGTQNGVRIKTVPGGSGSASQITFSNITMVNVQNPIILSQFYCPHVDPKDCKNKRQMVHISGVSFEDIHGTCTTPNAIDINCSENLNSCVGITLKKINIQAANGSFNAGSRCVDTNVQIIGSVFPRVTCIRAPHIIEMPLDYDYIESEPALATN, from the exons ATGGTTTTCAAGCAGCCTCGGATTTTTTCTACCATAAAACATGAATTTGATGTTAAGGATGTTGAAGGTGTTGGAGGTGTTTCTTTG GAGCAAGATCTGCTTAGTAAATGGTATGCAGCATGTCATTCAACCAACGGTCAATTTACGTTGTCCAACATTCATATTGGGCCTGTGACTTTCCAAGGCCCATGCCCTGCTAACAGAAACAAGATGGTTGTCAAT GTTGTGGGGAGCGTTGTAGCGAAACCGAAGAGCGCATGGCCACCTAACAACAGCGATACATGGATTAAGTTTGAACATGTCGAAAACCTTGTTATAACTGGAACCGGAAATTTTAATGGGCAAGGGTTAGATTGGTGGAACTCATGTGGGGGGAAG CTTCGCTCTTGTGAAACTAATCCCACG GCATTGGCGTTTAATGATTGTCGCGGGCTGTTGCTCGACAGAGTGACCTCAATAAACAGTCCGAGAAATCATATATCTATAAACGCTTGCAACGGCGCTACCATCTCGAACATCAATATAATGGCACCAAATAGTAGTCCTAACACCGATGGCATCGATATTTCGAATATTAATGGTGTTAACATTAACGGTGGACACATTGGGACCG GCGACGATTGCATTGCAATCAATGGTAATAGCTTCAACATCAACATTACTAATTTAAATTGTGGCCCTGGCCATGGCATAAG tgtTGGAAGCCTAGGAAGGAACGGTGCCAAGGATGTTGTACGTAACATCAGGGTCATCGGCGCAACCTTTAGCGGTACTCAAAACGGAGTTAGGATCAAGACCGTGCCG GGAGGATCGGGTTCTGCAAGCCAAATAACATTTAGCAACATAACAATGGTGAATGTGCAAAATCCGATCATACTTTCTCAGTTCTATTGCCCTCATGTCGATCCTAAAGATTGCAAAAACaag CGACAAATGGTTCATATAAGTGGCGTTTCGTTTGAAGATATCCATGGGACTTGTACCACACCGAATGCTATTGACATCAACTGCAGCGAGAATCTGAATAGTTGCGTTGGCATCACTCTCAAGAAAATCAACATACAAGCTGCCAACGGGTCTTTCAATGCTGGATCGAGATGCGTAGATACTAATGTCCAGATCATCGGAAGCGTGTTTCCTCGTGTGACTTGTATTCGAGCACCACACATTATTGAGATGCCACTGGATTATGACTACATCGAAAGCGAACCAGCATTAGCAACAAACTAG